A region of Verrucomicrobiia bacterium DNA encodes the following proteins:
- a CDS encoding excinuclease ABC subunit UvrA: MLKSSARSAIRLRGVRHNNLKNFDLDLPLNQLIVITGLSGSGKSSLAFDTLFAEGQRRYIETFSPYARQFFDRMDKPQVDSIEGIPPAIAIEQRNSVKTTRSTVGTMTEICDYMKMLWPHIAQLHCRQCGRPVRKDSPQQIWETFSKAGLAGGPWEGLPIKGPLSPTLSPSEGDWEKHRRVTVAGHAADSSVVRTLPSETKGGQNSTAGEVLITFDLPLSEKLSFQESLDLVSKQGYQRLLVGEKMMRLEELASMGTENGLSRVLGSRAGAAPASLTVIQDRVRLTESGRARFIEACEQAYHFGKGQLAVRPVDSSHGTPTRRFSNRLHCAQCNIEYHEPTPALFSFNHPVGACPTCRGFGRVISIDYERAMPDHSKTLAQGVVKPWHTGKSAECQTDLLRMCRRFGIPTDVPFENLPKKWKDFVINGEPGYGKDSGHEWPKAWYGVKGYFRWLESKSYKMHMRVLLSRYRAYTPCPDCHGKRFQPETLLYVVGRSNDAALLEPEFKAKENRGSLRPRAAVSKTGLTLADFYQLPIRDALHFLEQQAQGRRVEAPDPLGVVFTEARARLSYLEEVGLGYLTLERPTRSLSGGETERVNLTTCLGTRLVNTLFVLDEPSVGLHPRDIERLVRVLQQLRDAGNTVVVVEHEASVMRAANHIIDLGPGHGATGGNVVFQGPYCRILQSAASLTGQYLSGRRQIEIPQRRRVQPLASQTARRMQWRESEPMVLRDKMKSFAAQERRAPHGYGQSLDESENRLGGCPSSALLVLEHATKHNLKDLTVRIPLGRLVCVTGVSGSGKTTLVREVLLPALEAELKAGPQEVKASERVEGEEETDEASLPGASAGSIPRVRGWEDLGRVILVDQSILAKTPRSNPAVYIGAFDDIREFYAQSELARQRGLGASAFSFNSSQGQCERCRGAGFEKIEMQFLSDVFIRCAACNGRRYRSHIQEVKIAPKPTAPLSKGPGNGRPEVSMRRSTRKGRALSIADLLELTVEEAIEFLGGFCESRHARRAVASLNLLREVGLGYLQVGQPINTLSGGESQRLKLVRHLAEAAVTPLSARAKGSPKTAECASELASGNPQRARRESNEKGATERPTLFLFDEPTTGLHFEDVRVLLKVFQRLVDCGHSVLVIEHNLDVIKSADWILDLGPDAGDLGGQLIAQGTPEEIIGVPSSHTGAALREVLPPTRDRLSALRNR; encoded by the coding sequence ATGTTGAAGTCGTCCGCGCGGTCTGCAATTCGCCTTCGAGGCGTCCGGCACAATAACCTGAAGAATTTCGACCTGGACCTGCCGCTCAACCAGTTGATTGTCATCACTGGTTTGAGCGGGTCAGGCAAGAGTTCGCTTGCGTTCGACACTCTGTTTGCCGAGGGGCAACGACGTTATATCGAAACCTTCTCCCCTTACGCGCGGCAGTTCTTCGATCGGATGGACAAACCGCAGGTGGACAGCATCGAAGGGATTCCCCCCGCTATCGCAATCGAGCAGCGCAATTCGGTCAAAACGACCCGCTCGACAGTGGGCACGATGACCGAGATTTGCGATTACATGAAAATGCTCTGGCCGCATATTGCGCAATTGCATTGCCGCCAATGCGGGCGCCCCGTGCGGAAGGACTCCCCGCAGCAAATCTGGGAAACCTTTAGCAAGGCCGGGTTAGCGGGAGGACCGTGGGAGGGACTACCCATAAAGGGACCCCTCTCCCCGACCCTCTCCCCTTCGGAAGGGGATTGGGAGAAGCATCGGCGGGTTACGGTTGCAGGGCATGCGGCGGACTCCTCTGTAGTCCGAACCCTGCCCAGCGAGACCAAGGGAGGGCAAAATTCAACCGCAGGCGAGGTTCTCATCACGTTTGATCTGCCCCTCTCAGAGAAGCTTTCATTCCAGGAATCACTCGACCTGGTTTCAAAACAAGGATACCAGCGGCTCCTGGTGGGGGAAAAAATGATGCGTCTGGAGGAATTGGCGTCCATGGGAACAGAAAACGGCCTGAGCCGGGTTTTGGGCAGCCGTGCCGGCGCAGCGCCCGCCTCTCTGACAGTCATTCAGGACCGTGTGCGCCTGACCGAATCGGGCCGCGCCCGGTTTATTGAAGCTTGCGAGCAGGCCTATCATTTTGGCAAAGGCCAACTTGCCGTGCGCCCGGTGGACTCGAGTCACGGAACACCAACCCGCCGTTTTTCCAACCGCCTGCATTGCGCCCAGTGCAATATCGAGTATCACGAGCCAACTCCTGCTCTGTTCAGCTTCAATCATCCAGTGGGGGCCTGTCCGACCTGCCGCGGCTTTGGCCGCGTGATTAGCATCGACTATGAGCGGGCGATGCCGGACCACTCGAAAACGCTGGCCCAAGGGGTGGTTAAGCCGTGGCACACCGGAAAAAGCGCCGAGTGCCAAACCGATTTGCTGCGCATGTGCCGTCGTTTTGGGATTCCCACAGATGTCCCTTTTGAGAATTTGCCAAAAAAGTGGAAGGACTTTGTCATCAACGGCGAACCTGGTTACGGCAAGGACTCGGGGCACGAGTGGCCCAAGGCCTGGTATGGCGTCAAAGGCTACTTCCGGTGGCTGGAATCAAAGTCTTACAAGATGCACATGCGCGTGCTGCTCTCGCGGTATCGGGCCTATACCCCGTGCCCCGATTGTCATGGAAAGCGTTTCCAGCCGGAAACCTTGCTTTATGTCGTTGGACGCAGCAACGACGCGGCCTTGCTCGAACCCGAATTCAAGGCAAAGGAGAATCGCGGTTCTCTGCGGCCAAGAGCCGCTGTTTCCAAAACGGGGCTGACTCTGGCTGATTTTTACCAACTCCCAATCCGGGACGCCCTGCATTTTCTCGAGCAGCAGGCTCAAGGGCGGCGGGTCGAAGCGCCTGACCCGCTGGGCGTGGTCTTTACTGAGGCGCGTGCGCGCCTGAGCTATCTCGAAGAGGTCGGGTTGGGCTATTTGACACTGGAGCGGCCAACTCGCTCGCTTTCAGGCGGCGAGACCGAGCGAGTGAATCTGACAACCTGCCTGGGGACGCGTTTGGTCAATACGCTCTTTGTGCTGGATGAGCCCAGCGTGGGGTTGCACCCGCGCGACATCGAACGGTTGGTGCGTGTTTTGCAGCAGTTGCGAGATGCCGGCAACACGGTTGTGGTCGTGGAACACGAAGCGAGCGTGATGCGCGCCGCCAATCACATCATCGACCTTGGCCCCGGCCACGGCGCCACAGGCGGGAATGTTGTTTTCCAGGGCCCATATTGCAGAATCCTGCAATCCGCCGCATCCCTCACCGGGCAATACCTCAGCGGGCGCAGGCAGATAGAGATTCCTCAGCGCCGCCGCGTCCAGCCACTCGCAAGCCAGACGGCGCGCCGGATGCAATGGAGAGAATCTGAACCGATGGTTCTGCGCGATAAAATGAAATCCTTTGCCGCCCAGGAGCGTCGCGCCCCGCACGGCTACGGCCAGAGTTTGGATGAATCGGAAAACAGGCTCGGCGGCTGCCCGAGCTCTGCCCTGCTGGTCCTCGAGCACGCCACGAAACACAATCTCAAGGATTTGACCGTGCGCATACCGCTGGGGCGATTGGTGTGCGTCACCGGCGTGAGCGGTTCGGGCAAAACCACCCTCGTGCGCGAAGTCTTGCTGCCCGCTTTGGAAGCCGAGTTAAAAGCAGGCCCGCAAGAGGTCAAGGCCTCTGAGCGGGTGGAAGGGGAAGAAGAGACAGACGAGGCCTCGTTGCCTGGCGCTTCTGCCGGAAGCATCCCGCGGGTGCGGGGATGGGAGGACTTGGGACGCGTCATCCTTGTCGATCAGTCAATACTCGCCAAAACGCCGCGCTCTAATCCCGCCGTGTACATCGGGGCCTTTGATGACATCCGCGAGTTTTACGCCCAGTCCGAGCTGGCCCGACAGCGGGGACTTGGCGCCAGCGCTTTCAGTTTCAATTCGAGTCAGGGGCAATGCGAGCGATGCCGAGGAGCCGGTTTCGAGAAGATCGAGATGCAGTTCCTGAGCGATGTCTTCATCCGTTGCGCGGCTTGCAATGGCCGCCGGTACCGTTCGCATATCCAGGAGGTCAAAATTGCTCCCAAACCCACGGCTCCTCTTTCTAAAGGGCCTGGGAATGGCCGGCCCGAGGTCTCGATGCGGCGTAGCACCCGCAAAGGACGGGCGCTCTCGATTGCCGACCTGCTCGAACTCACCGTCGAGGAGGCCATTGAGTTCCTGGGCGGGTTTTGCGAATCCAGGCATGCCCGGCGGGCGGTCGCCAGCCTGAACCTGCTTCGCGAGGTCGGTTTGGGTTACCTTCAAGTTGGCCAGCCTATCAATACGCTATCCGGGGGCGAAAGCCAGCGTCTGAAATTGGTCAGGCACCTGGCCGAAGCCGCTGTGACTCCCCTTAGCGCCCGCGCAAAAGGTTCGCCCAAAACGGCAGAATGCGCTTCGGAATTGGCGTCAGGCAATCCGCAACGGGCGAGGCGCGAGTCAAATGAAAAGGGCGCAACCGAGCGCCCCACCTTGTTCCTATTTGATGAGCCTACCACCGGTCTGCACTTCGAGGATGTGCGGGTCCTGTTGAAAGTTTTTCAAAGACTGGTGGATTGCGGGCATTCGGTGCTGGTCATTGAACACAACCTGGACGTGATAAAATCGGCCGATTGGATTCTGGACCTGGGTCCGGACGCGGGCGATTTAGGCGGGCAATTGATTGCGCAAGGCACCCCCGAGGAGATTATCGGGGTCCCATCCAGTCACACTGGGGCGGCCCTTCGAGAGGTGCTGCCTCCTACCCGCGATAGACTATCAGCACTCCGAAATCGGTGA
- the murA gene encoding UDP-N-acetylglucosamine 1-carboxyvinyltransferase — protein sequence MESLLIKGGVPLHGEVTISGAKNAVLPIMAATLLTSEPCVIRRVPNLSDVRFMGQILSWLGAEVHFENGAVRVRAKKIKGAGDYDLIRKMRGSICIMGPLLARLHKATVSLPGGCVIGARPINLHLKGFEALGARVVIEAGYVHASAKRLIGSAVFLGGRAGSTVLGTANVMMAAVLAEGVTIIESAACEPEVVDLACFLNAMGAKITGAGSPTLTITGVKALHGAQHDVIPDRIEAATYAIAATATHGEVTLRGARAEHMRAVLDKLHDAGARIERSSDGVSIRRNGKLKPVDITTLPYSGFPTDVQAQMMALMALTPGISIITERIFESRFMHVSELARLGADIEIEGPSAIVKGGKPLSGAPVMASDLRASAALVIAGLAARGTTQVNRVYHIDRGYENIDGKLRHLGARIERVEES from the coding sequence ATGGAAAGCCTCTTGATTAAAGGCGGCGTCCCGCTTCATGGCGAAGTCACCATCAGCGGCGCTAAAAATGCCGTCCTGCCTATCATGGCAGCCACCCTCCTGACCAGCGAACCGTGCGTCATCCGCCGTGTCCCCAATCTCAGCGACGTCCGGTTCATGGGCCAAATCCTCTCCTGGCTCGGCGCCGAGGTCCATTTCGAGAATGGCGCCGTCCGGGTCCGCGCCAAAAAAATCAAAGGCGCAGGCGATTACGATCTGATCCGTAAAATGCGCGGTTCCATTTGCATTATGGGCCCGCTCCTGGCCCGCCTTCATAAGGCGACTGTCTCCTTGCCGGGGGGCTGTGTGATCGGCGCGCGCCCCATTAACCTGCATCTCAAGGGCTTTGAAGCCCTCGGCGCGCGCGTCGTCATTGAAGCCGGTTACGTCCACGCCAGCGCCAAACGTCTCATCGGCTCAGCCGTCTTCCTGGGTGGCCGCGCCGGCTCAACCGTCCTGGGCACCGCCAACGTCATGATGGCCGCCGTCCTCGCCGAGGGCGTTACCATCATCGAGAGCGCCGCCTGCGAACCCGAGGTGGTGGACTTGGCCTGTTTCCTGAACGCCATGGGCGCAAAGATTACCGGCGCGGGGAGCCCAACTCTCACGATTACCGGCGTCAAGGCACTCCATGGCGCCCAACACGACGTCATCCCAGACCGAATCGAGGCCGCTACTTACGCTATCGCCGCCACAGCCACCCATGGTGAGGTCACCCTGCGCGGCGCGCGCGCCGAGCACATGCGCGCCGTGCTGGACAAACTCCATGACGCGGGCGCCAGGATCGAACGCAGCAGCGACGGGGTGAGCATCCGCCGCAACGGCAAACTCAAACCCGTCGATATTACGACTCTGCCCTACTCGGGGTTTCCCACGGATGTCCAGGCGCAAATGATGGCACTGATGGCCCTGACCCCCGGCATCAGCATCATCACCGAACGCATTTTCGAGTCCCGGTTCATGCACGTCAGCGAACTGGCCCGTTTGGGGGCCGATATTGAAATTGAAGGCCCCAGTGCGATTGTTAAAGGTGGCAAACCCCTCAGTGGCGCGCCCGTGATGGCAAGTGACCTGCGCGCCTCGGCGGCCCTGGTAATCGCAGGCCTAGCCGCCCGCGGCACAACGCAAGTCAACCGCGTCTATCATATTGATCGCGGTTACGAGAACATCGATGGGAAGCTGCGCCATTTGGGGGCGCGCATCGAACGAGTCGAAGAATCATGA
- the prmC gene encoding peptide chain release factor N(5)-glutamine methyltransferase, protein MTVLEAIQRSTQFLNDKGVENARLQAELLLAHLLRVPRMRLYLNFERALSSAEIDSLRAWIQRRGQREPLQYIIGSTSFCGLELAVNPDALIPRPETELLAEQGWIFLNGEPSASFRSALDFGTGAGCLAIALAAKCPAARIQALDISPKALELARQNATHLGVAERILFIQGDGLEALPDDSRFDLIITNPPYIPTAEIQKLEPEVRDHEPRQALDGGPDGLDFFRRLAAQAGLFLKPGGKLMAEFGDGQAQPLAELFEQQNWIVESALTDYTQRPRIIILRAEHGKPLD, encoded by the coding sequence GTGACCGTTCTGGAAGCCATCCAACGAAGCACTCAATTTTTGAACGACAAAGGAGTCGAGAACGCCCGCCTTCAGGCCGAACTGCTCCTGGCCCATCTCCTGCGGGTGCCACGCATGCGCCTCTACTTGAATTTTGAGCGCGCTCTCTCCTCGGCCGAGATCGATTCGTTGCGCGCATGGATACAACGGCGCGGCCAACGCGAACCCCTCCAGTACATCATTGGCTCGACCTCCTTCTGCGGCCTGGAACTCGCCGTCAATCCTGACGCCCTTATCCCCCGGCCCGAAACCGAGTTGCTGGCCGAGCAAGGCTGGATCTTTTTAAATGGCGAGCCCTCTGCCTCCTTCCGTTCCGCGCTGGATTTTGGCACCGGCGCCGGCTGCCTGGCCATTGCTCTGGCGGCGAAGTGTCCGGCAGCCCGGATTCAAGCTCTTGATATTTCGCCAAAGGCCCTCGAATTGGCCAGGCAAAATGCCACCCACCTGGGTGTTGCCGAACGCATCCTTTTCATTCAAGGCGACGGATTGGAGGCCCTGCCAGACGACTCGCGATTCGATCTCATTATCACCAACCCACCCTATATCCCCACTGCCGAGATACAAAAGCTCGAGCCTGAAGTCCGCGATCATGAGCCAAGGCAGGCCCTTGACGGCGGACCCGACGGCCTGGATTTTTTCCGCCGCCTGGCAGCCCAAGCCGGCCTTTTCCTCAAACCAGGAGGGAAACTCATGGCTGAATTTGGCGACGGCCAGGCTCAACCCCTGGCTGAGCTCTTTGAGCAGCAAAACTGGATTGTCGAATCCGCTCTCACTGACTATACTCAACGACCGAGAATCATAATTTTGCGCGCCGAACATGGAAAGCCTCTTGATTAA
- a CDS encoding LysM peptidoglycan-binding domain-containing protein, whose amino-acid sequence MKTISFLLVSAALCVAPVARGQDAATAERLNRLSGQLDDIQARQEALQKQFDELRKELSDLRDQASKPAGNYASQEDVKSLTEAVKEIDRKRLEDYDKIRAELLKLGRNLAAAPLPKRMGASSSAEPSATDKPARPENGYEYVVKSKDTLSNIAQAYRDNNIKVSMEQILKANPGLKPERLRVGQKIFIPAPQTKEAANTEVKN is encoded by the coding sequence ATGAAAACCATTTCCTTTTTGTTGGTCAGCGCAGCCCTGTGCGTGGCGCCGGTTGCGCGAGGGCAAGACGCGGCGACCGCCGAGCGGTTGAACCGCCTCAGCGGGCAGCTCGACGATATCCAGGCCAGACAAGAGGCCTTGCAGAAACAGTTCGATGAACTGCGCAAAGAACTCTCGGACCTGCGCGATCAGGCCAGCAAACCGGCCGGCAATTATGCCTCGCAGGAGGACGTCAAGAGCCTGACCGAGGCAGTCAAAGAGATTGATCGCAAACGGCTTGAGGATTACGACAAGATTCGCGCCGAGTTGTTGAAGCTGGGCCGGAACCTTGCCGCCGCGCCGCTGCCCAAAAGGATGGGAGCCTCCTCGAGCGCCGAACCCAGCGCGACAGACAAGCCGGCCCGCCCTGAGAATGGTTATGAGTATGTGGTCAAGAGCAAGGATACCCTCTCGAACATCGCGCAGGCATACCGCGACAACAATATCAAGGTGAGCATGGAGCAAATCCTCAAAGCCAACCCGGGCTTGAAACCGGAGCGGTTGCGGGTGGGACAAAAGATTTTTATCCCGGCGCCGCAGACCAAGGAAGCCGCGAACACGGAAGTTAAGAATTAA
- a CDS encoding GDP-L-fucose synthase: protein MERTARVYVAGHRGMVGSAVWRELSRQGFTNLAGRTHGELDLLDQGAVRRFYEAERPEYVFVAAAKVGGILANARHPAEFLYENLEIQNNVIEGAYRAGVKKLLFLGSSCIYPRLAPQPLREESLLTGPLEPTNEWYAVAKIAGIKLCQAYRRQYGSDFISAMPTNLYGPNDNYDPEGSHVLPGLIRRFHEAKVSGARTVTCWGTGTPLREFLHADDLGRACVFLMENYSQEEFINVGSGKELTIAQLAALVQRVVGFEGEIQWDTSKPDGTPRKLMDSSRLFGMGWMPEIELEAGVRMAYQDFLQKKAELR, encoded by the coding sequence CTGGAGCGGACAGCGCGGGTGTATGTGGCGGGGCACCGCGGGATGGTGGGCAGCGCGGTCTGGCGCGAGTTAAGCCGCCAGGGGTTTACCAATTTGGCGGGCCGGACCCATGGAGAGTTGGACCTGCTGGACCAGGGGGCAGTGAGGCGTTTTTATGAGGCAGAACGGCCCGAGTATGTGTTTGTGGCGGCGGCCAAAGTGGGAGGCATTCTGGCCAACGCGCGGCATCCCGCTGAGTTCTTGTATGAGAATCTCGAGATACAAAACAACGTCATCGAGGGGGCGTATCGGGCTGGGGTAAAGAAGCTGTTGTTTTTGGGAAGTTCGTGCATTTATCCGAGGCTGGCGCCGCAGCCGCTGAGGGAGGAATCGCTGCTGACAGGGCCGCTGGAGCCGACCAACGAGTGGTATGCCGTCGCCAAGATAGCCGGCATCAAGCTCTGCCAGGCCTATCGTCGCCAATACGGAAGCGATTTCATCAGCGCTATGCCGACCAATCTGTACGGGCCCAACGATAATTATGACCCGGAAGGCTCGCACGTGTTGCCGGGCCTGATACGGCGGTTTCATGAAGCCAAAGTTTCTGGCGCAAGGACTGTGACGTGCTGGGGAACGGGGACTCCGCTGCGGGAGTTCTTGCACGCGGATGACCTGGGCCGGGCGTGTGTGTTTCTGATGGAGAACTATAGCCAGGAGGAGTTCATCAATGTGGGGTCCGGCAAGGAACTAACCATAGCGCAACTGGCGGCGCTGGTGCAGCGTGTGGTGGGGTTCGAGGGGGAAATCCAGTGGGACACCTCAAAGCCGGATGGAACACCGAGGAAGTTGATGGATAGTTCGAGATTGTTCGGGATGGGCTGGATGCCCGAGATCGAACTCGAAGCGGGCGTCCGGATGGCGTATCAGGATTTTTTGCAGAAAAAGGCAGAACTAAGATAA
- a CDS encoding ComEC/Rec2 family competence protein, which translates to MKRPLAVISLVYGAGLISGEYARPPLIVLLGASLALLICALLWRAARPWLLWPLLFWIGLTNLVCRSAIVSPIDLRLSQGDQPAIVSIRGALCATPTERIYVQDEKVSSRSLARIQVSECCPLRKGWQPASGEILVVTPGELPAGFFASQRVEVAGVLAPPPGPVAEGLFDYRAYLRHKGIYYQLKTDSADDWRLLSSGRIPPLSDRFIAWARRTLARDLPQEDEALHLLWAMTLGWTGMPNDFYEPFMRSGTMHIFAISGLHIALIAGLLVSLLRALRVPRFWCGWLVIPLIWFYTGATGWQPSAIRSVIMMTLIIGGWALSRPTDLINSLAAAAFIILVWDPHQLFGASFQLSFFVVLSLGLLAPPIERVRDRWLRHDPLLPEQLVPGWKRGAHKSLRWLTTSLAVSVAAWLGSLPLTANYFHLFSPVTLLANLVIVPLSSCALACNMGSLLCAPWFPWASQLFNHSAWFWMSSMIWMSNWSTALPSAYLYVPAFSWPGLTLYYLALSGALGGWWLAAKRRYWFLAALAFLAGATIWHWQIARRCDTLSILPVNGGFTVFARGQNQTEPLLIDCGTTNSVQFTMKPFLRACGVNRLPALALTHGDIRHIGGAQLLAELFRVQTIFASPIRFRSAVYRRTIAAFSENPRMVRTLTRNDLAGSWTVLHPRGDDHFPQADDNALVLDGSFHGTRVLLLSDLGRAGQDALVERTPDLRADILVAGLPSGTEALSESFLDTVRPKVIIVADSEFPASERASTTLRERLGRRKATVIYTRFAGAVTLECRHTGWDLRAMNGARLSFQFRPAPP; encoded by the coding sequence TTGAAACGTCCGCTCGCCGTCATCTCACTCGTCTATGGTGCGGGTTTGATTTCAGGCGAGTATGCGCGCCCGCCATTAATTGTTTTGCTAGGGGCGAGTCTTGCGTTGTTGATATGTGCCCTGCTGTGGCGAGCTGCCCGGCCCTGGTTGCTTTGGCCGCTGCTTTTCTGGATAGGGTTGACCAACCTCGTTTGCCGCAGTGCAATCGTTTCGCCCATCGATCTACGCCTAAGCCAAGGCGACCAGCCGGCAATCGTCTCTATCCGCGGCGCCCTTTGTGCCACACCCACCGAACGCATTTATGTTCAAGACGAAAAGGTTTCCTCCCGTTCATTGGCCCGCATCCAGGTTTCTGAATGTTGTCCTCTCCGCAAGGGCTGGCAACCGGCCAGTGGAGAAATCCTGGTCGTGACTCCAGGTGAGTTGCCGGCTGGTTTTTTCGCCAGCCAAAGGGTTGAGGTGGCCGGTGTGCTCGCTCCGCCGCCTGGCCCGGTCGCCGAAGGTCTTTTCGATTACCGCGCCTACCTGAGGCATAAAGGCATTTATTACCAACTCAAAACGGATTCGGCGGACGATTGGCGCCTGCTCTCGAGTGGCCGCATCCCACCCTTGAGTGATCGGTTCATCGCCTGGGCGCGACGGACCCTGGCCCGCGACTTGCCCCAGGAAGATGAGGCCCTTCACCTGCTTTGGGCCATGACCCTCGGTTGGACCGGGATGCCCAATGACTTTTACGAGCCCTTCATGCGCTCGGGAACCATGCACATTTTTGCTATCAGCGGCCTGCACATTGCCCTGATAGCAGGGCTCCTGGTCAGCCTCTTGCGCGCGCTGCGGGTCCCGCGGTTCTGGTGCGGCTGGCTCGTGATTCCGCTCATTTGGTTTTATACCGGGGCAACCGGATGGCAGCCCTCGGCTATCCGCTCGGTCATTATGATGACGCTCATCATCGGCGGCTGGGCACTGTCCCGCCCGACGGACCTCATCAACTCACTGGCAGCCGCCGCTTTTATTATTCTTGTTTGGGACCCGCATCAGCTCTTTGGCGCGAGTTTCCAGCTTTCCTTTTTCGTGGTGTTGTCCCTTGGCTTGCTGGCGCCACCCATCGAGCGCGTCCGCGACCGCTGGCTCAGGCACGACCCGCTGCTGCCCGAGCAACTGGTCCCTGGCTGGAAACGCGGGGCACACAAATCTCTGCGTTGGCTCACCACATCACTGGCCGTTTCCGTGGCCGCCTGGTTGGGGTCCCTTCCCTTGACAGCTAATTATTTTCACTTGTTCAGCCCGGTTACCCTTCTGGCCAACCTGGTCATCGTCCCGCTGAGCAGTTGCGCCCTGGCCTGCAACATGGGCAGCCTGCTTTGCGCCCCGTGGTTCCCCTGGGCGAGCCAATTATTCAACCACAGCGCCTGGTTCTGGATGTCCTCGATGATCTGGATGAGCAACTGGTCCACAGCGCTGCCCAGCGCTTATCTCTATGTGCCTGCATTCTCATGGCCGGGCTTGACCCTCTACTATCTCGCCCTGTCCGGCGCCCTGGGGGGCTGGTGGCTGGCGGCTAAACGCCGTTATTGGTTTCTGGCGGCCCTGGCGTTCCTGGCGGGCGCCACCATTTGGCATTGGCAAATTGCTCGCCGCTGCGACACGCTCAGCATTCTTCCAGTCAACGGTGGTTTCACCGTCTTTGCCCGAGGCCAAAATCAGACCGAGCCGTTGCTCATCGACTGCGGCACCACGAATTCCGTCCAGTTCACAATGAAACCGTTCCTTCGCGCCTGCGGTGTCAACCGCCTGCCTGCTCTCGCCTTGACTCATGGCGACATCCGCCACATCGGCGGCGCCCAATTGCTCGCCGAGCTCTTCCGGGTCCAAACCATCTTTGCCAGCCCCATCCGGTTCCGGTCGGCGGTGTACCGGCGGACCATCGCCGCTTTCAGTGAAAACCCCCGGATGGTGCGGACCCTGACTCGAAATGATTTGGCTGGCTCGTGGACCGTCCTGCACCCGCGCGGCGACGACCATTTCCCCCAGGCCGACGATAACGCGCTGGTTCTGGACGGCTCTTTCCATGGCACGCGCGTTCTGCTGCTCTCGGACCTTGGCCGCGCCGGCCAGGACGCCCTCGTCGAAAGAACACCGGATTTGCGCGCCGACATCTTGGTAGCCGGATTGCCTTCTGGCACGGAAGCATTGAGCGAATCATTCCTCGACACAGTCCGCCCCAAGGTCATCATTGTCGCCGACTCTGAATTCCCCGCCTCCGAACGCGCCAGCACGACACTCCGGGAGCGGTTGGGGCGGAGAAAAGCCACGGTCATCTACACGCGGTTTGCGGGCGCAGTGACACTCGAATGCCGCCACACCGGCTGGGACCTGCGCGCGATGAACGGCGCGCGCCTGTCATTTCAATTCCGGCCTGCGCCGCCATAG
- a CDS encoding zinc-binding alcohol dehydrogenase family protein: protein MRAWLLDKFAGTDSLRLADVPQPVAQPHEVVLELRYAALNPADRYLAERQYPAQPLLPHILGRDGLGVVRQLGNQVSGLGPGDRRAILRGEVGVTRPGTFAQRVAVPVENLVEAPSEWTEQESAGATLVYLTAYQALTMWGPFPAKSVVLVTGASGGVGVAAVQLAVAMGYEVIALSRSAEKGRRLEQLGARAVFNPADSRWRAALEEGFRPRRVDLAIDNIGGKLLPEVIDTLGDLGKVSLVGRLAGPVPNFNTATLFFRRLRLGGVAVGAYTNAESRAAWHEVLRLLARTGARPLVDSVFPFEQIQRAFARLAEGPMGKVLLEVAKD from the coding sequence ATGCGCGCTTGGTTGTTGGATAAGTTTGCCGGAACCGATTCGTTGCGTCTGGCCGACGTGCCCCAACCCGTGGCCCAACCACACGAGGTCGTGCTCGAGCTTCGTTACGCCGCGTTAAACCCTGCCGACCGCTACCTGGCCGAGCGGCAATATCCGGCCCAGCCGCTTCTGCCGCATATTCTCGGCCGCGACGGGTTGGGCGTGGTCAGGCAATTAGGCAACCAGGTCAGCGGCCTTGGTCCCGGTGATCGCCGGGCCATTTTGCGCGGCGAAGTGGGAGTGACACGGCCTGGGACGTTTGCTCAACGGGTGGCTGTGCCGGTGGAGAATCTCGTGGAGGCCCCTTCCGAATGGACCGAGCAGGAAAGCGCCGGAGCGACGCTGGTTTATTTAACGGCTTATCAGGCGCTGACGATGTGGGGTCCGTTTCCAGCTAAATCAGTTGTGTTGGTAACGGGGGCCTCTGGTGGGGTGGGTGTGGCAGCCGTGCAGCTTGCAGTGGCGATGGGTTATGAGGTCATCGCCCTATCACGCAGCGCCGAAAAGGGGCGGCGGCTCGAACAACTCGGCGCGCGCGCGGTTTTTAATCCGGCCGATTCGCGATGGCGCGCGGCGCTCGAAGAGGGATTCCGTCCACGCCGGGTTGACTTGGCCATCGATAATATCGGGGGAAAGCTTTTGCCGGAGGTCATTGATACTTTGGGAGATTTGGGCAAGGTCAGCCTGGTGGGGCGGCTGGCGGGGCCAGTGCCCAACTTTAATACCGCTACACTTTTTTTCAGGCGGTTGCGCTTGGGCGGTGTGGCGGTGGGCGCTTACACCAATGCCGAGAGTCGCGCGGCCTGGCATGAGGTCCTGCGCTTGCTGGCCCGGACGGGAGCCCGCCCGCTGGTCGATAGTGTGTTTCCTTTCGAGCAAATCCAGAGGGCCTTTGCGCGTCTGGCCGAGGGTCCTATGGGCAAGGTGCTGTTGGAGGTTGCGAAGGATTAG